A single genomic interval of Bradyrhizobium sp. AZCC 1693 harbors:
- the gltB gene encoding glutamate synthase large subunit translates to MSGSEFERENFEAETLSATAASKPADIAREHDWRPPAEGMYDLGMEKDSCGVGFIANIKGKKSHQIVSDAISILCNLEHRGAVGADPRAGDGAGILVQIPHAFFARKATALGFKLPKPGDYAIGALFMPKETAWRKVIQSIIAEQIKEEGLVLLGWRDVPSDNASLGATVKPTEPYHMQVFIGRNGTAKTEEEFERRLYILRKSISQAIYQRRDRGMAGYYPVSLSCRTVIYKGMFLADQLGKYYPDLHEPDFESALALVHQRFSTNTFPTWSLAHPYRMIAHNGEINTLRGNVNWMAARQASVHSELYGKDISRLWPISYEGQSDTACFDNALEFLVQGGYSLPHAVMMMIPEAWAGNPLMDEQRRAFYEYHAALMEPWDGPAAIAFTDGRQIGATLDRNGLRPARYLVTRDDRIVMASEMGVLKIPEDQIVTKWRLQPGKMLLVDLEQGRLIPDDEIKATLAKSHPYSDWLHRTQLVLEELPDAPTKGMRSNLPLLDRQQAFGYSQEDISILMTPMAATGEEAAGSMGNDTPISALSDRPKPLFTYFKQNFAQVTNPPIDPIREELVMSLVSIIGPRPNLFDLQGMASTKRLEVRQPILTDADLEKIRSISDVADTHFKSRTLDTTFHAGFGAAGMEQVLDELCARAEGAVREGVNIIILSDRMAGSDRIPIPSLLACAAVHHHLIRTGLRTSVGIVVESGEPREVHHFACLAGYGAEAINPYLAFETIIAMKDRLPGALDDYEIVKRYIKSIGKGLLKVMSKMGISTYQSYCGAQIFDAVGLKADFVAKYFAGTHTRIEGVGLAEIAEETARRHTDAFGDAQVYKTALDVGGEYAYRTRGEDHAWTAESVSTLQHAVRGNSHERYRAFAKILNEQSERLLTLRGLFRLKTAEDEKRKPVKLDQVEPAAEIVKRFATGAMSFGSISREAHTTLAIAMNRIGGKSNTGEGGEEADRFKPMPNGDSMRSAIKQVASGRFGVTTEYLVNSDMMQIKMAQGAKPGEGGQLPGHKVDATIARVRHSTPGVGLISPPPHHDIYSIEDLAQLIYDLKNVNPDGQVSVKLVSEIGVGTVAAGVAKARADHVTIAGFEGGTGASPLTSIKHAGSPWEIGLAETHQTLVRERLRSRIVVQVDGGFRTGRDVVIGALLGADEFGFATAPLIAAGCIMMRKCHLNTCPVGVATQDPVLRKRFTGQPEHVINYFFFVAEEVREIMAKLGYKKFDEMVGQTQMLDQSTLVAHWKAKGLDFSKLFVRQKELPGQKIYHAEPQNHHLEKVLDRRLIEKAQAALDRGAPVKIDEEINNTDRSAGAMLSGQVAKIYGHAGLPHDSIHVSLKGTAGQAFGAWLARGVTFDLEGEGNDYVGKGLSGGRIIVKPPRNSGIVPEESIIVGNTVMYGAIEGECYFRGIAGERFAVRNSGAIAVVEGAGDHCCEYMTGGIVVVLGKTGRNFAAGMSGGIAYVLDEAGDFAKLCNMAMVELEPVLSEEMINQNTYHHSGDLEQHGRVDVFANLLESDIERLHILITRHAKLTGSKKAAEILADWKTWLLKFRKVMPVEYRRALKELKVNADAEPKIAIGA, encoded by the coding sequence ATGAGCGGGTCGGAATTCGAGCGCGAAAATTTCGAGGCAGAAACCCTGTCGGCGACCGCGGCTTCGAAACCGGCCGATATCGCGCGCGAACATGATTGGCGCCCGCCGGCCGAGGGCATGTACGACCTCGGCATGGAGAAGGATTCCTGCGGCGTCGGCTTCATCGCCAACATCAAGGGCAAGAAGTCACACCAGATCGTCTCCGACGCGATCAGCATTCTCTGCAACCTCGAGCATCGCGGCGCGGTCGGCGCCGATCCCCGCGCCGGCGACGGCGCCGGCATCCTGGTGCAGATCCCGCATGCCTTCTTCGCGCGCAAGGCCACAGCGCTCGGCTTCAAGCTGCCGAAGCCAGGCGACTACGCGATTGGCGCGCTGTTCATGCCGAAGGAGACGGCGTGGCGAAAGGTGATCCAGAGCATCATCGCCGAACAGATCAAGGAAGAGGGCCTCGTGCTGCTCGGCTGGCGCGACGTGCCGTCGGACAATGCTTCGCTCGGCGCAACCGTCAAGCCGACCGAGCCCTATCACATGCAGGTGTTCATCGGCCGCAACGGCACGGCGAAGACCGAGGAAGAGTTCGAGCGCAGGCTCTACATCCTGCGCAAGTCGATCTCGCAGGCGATCTATCAGCGCCGTGACCGCGGCATGGCCGGCTATTATCCGGTCTCGCTGTCGTGCCGCACCGTGATCTACAAGGGCATGTTCCTCGCCGACCAGCTCGGCAAGTATTATCCCGATTTGCACGAGCCGGATTTCGAGAGCGCGCTGGCGCTGGTGCATCAGCGCTTCTCCACCAACACCTTCCCGACCTGGTCGCTGGCGCATCCCTACCGCATGATCGCCCACAACGGCGAAATCAACACGCTGCGCGGCAACGTCAACTGGATGGCGGCGCGCCAGGCTTCCGTGCATTCGGAGCTCTACGGCAAGGACATCAGCCGGCTGTGGCCGATCTCCTATGAAGGCCAGAGCGACACCGCCTGCTTCGACAATGCGCTCGAATTCCTGGTGCAGGGCGGCTACTCGCTGCCGCACGCCGTGATGATGATGATTCCGGAGGCGTGGGCCGGCAATCCGCTGATGGATGAGCAGCGCCGCGCCTTCTACGAATATCACGCCGCGCTGATGGAGCCGTGGGACGGCCCTGCCGCGATCGCCTTCACCGACGGCCGCCAGATCGGCGCCACGCTGGACCGCAATGGCTTGCGTCCGGCGCGCTATCTCGTCACCAGGGACGACCGCATCGTGATGGCGTCCGAAATGGGCGTGCTGAAGATCCCCGAGGACCAGATCGTCACCAAGTGGCGGCTGCAGCCCGGCAAGATGCTGCTGGTCGACCTCGAACAGGGACGCCTGATTCCCGACGACGAGATCAAGGCGACGCTGGCCAAGAGCCATCCCTACAGCGACTGGCTGCATCGCACCCAGCTCGTGCTGGAGGAATTGCCTGACGCGCCCACCAAGGGCATGCGCTCCAACCTGCCGCTGCTCGACCGGCAGCAGGCGTTCGGCTATTCGCAGGAAGACATCAGCATCCTGATGACGCCGATGGCGGCCACCGGCGAAGAAGCCGCGGGCTCGATGGGCAACGACACGCCAATCTCGGCGCTGTCGGACCGGCCGAAGCCGCTGTTCACCTATTTCAAGCAGAATTTCGCGCAGGTCACCAACCCGCCGATCGATCCGATCCGCGAGGAACTCGTGATGAGCCTCGTCTCGATCATCGGGCCGCGGCCGAACCTGTTCGACCTGCAGGGCATGGCCTCGACCAAGCGGCTCGAGGTGCGCCAGCCGATCCTGACCGACGCGGACCTGGAAAAGATCCGCTCGATCTCCGATGTCGCGGACACCCATTTCAAGTCGCGCACCCTCGACACCACCTTCCACGCCGGCTTCGGCGCGGCGGGCATGGAGCAGGTGCTTGATGAACTCTGCGCGCGCGCCGAAGGCGCGGTGCGCGAAGGCGTCAACATCATCATTCTGTCGGACCGCATGGCGGGCTCCGACCGGATTCCGATCCCCTCGCTCTTGGCCTGCGCCGCCGTGCATCATCATCTGATCCGCACGGGATTGCGCACCTCGGTCGGCATCGTCGTCGAATCAGGCGAACCGCGCGAAGTGCATCATTTCGCCTGTCTGGCCGGCTACGGCGCCGAGGCGATCAATCCGTATCTGGCGTTCGAAACCATCATCGCGATGAAGGACCGCCTGCCGGGCGCGCTCGACGACTACGAGATCGTCAAGCGCTACATCAAGTCGATCGGCAAGGGCCTGTTGAAGGTGATGTCCAAGATGGGCATCTCGACCTACCAGTCCTACTGCGGCGCGCAGATTTTTGACGCCGTCGGGCTGAAGGCCGATTTCGTCGCGAAATATTTTGCCGGCACCCATACCCGGATCGAAGGCGTCGGCCTTGCCGAGATCGCCGAGGAAACCGCGCGCCGCCATACGGATGCGTTCGGCGACGCGCAGGTCTACAAGACCGCGCTCGATGTCGGCGGCGAATATGCCTACCGCACCCGCGGCGAGGATCACGCCTGGACCGCAGAGTCCGTTTCGACGCTGCAGCACGCCGTGCGCGGCAACTCGCACGAGCGCTACCGGGCGTTTGCGAAGATCCTCAACGAGCAATCCGAGCGGCTGTTGACGCTGCGCGGCCTGTTCCGGCTCAAGACCGCCGAGGACGAGAAGCGCAAGCCCGTGAAGCTCGACCAGGTCGAGCCGGCCGCCGAAATCGTCAAGCGCTTCGCCACGGGAGCCATGTCGTTCGGCTCGATCTCGCGCGAGGCGCACACCACGCTGGCGATCGCGATGAACCGGATCGGCGGCAAGTCGAACACCGGCGAAGGCGGCGAAGAGGCCGATCGCTTCAAGCCGATGCCGAACGGCGATTCGATGCGTTCGGCGATCAAGCAGGTCGCCTCGGGCCGCTTCGGCGTGACGACGGAGTACCTCGTCAACTCCGACATGATGCAGATCAAGATGGCGCAGGGCGCCAAGCCCGGCGAAGGCGGACAGTTGCCTGGCCACAAGGTCGACGCGACGATTGCGCGCGTGCGGCATTCGACGCCCGGCGTCGGTCTGATCTCGCCGCCGCCGCATCACGACATCTATTCGATCGAGGATCTGGCGCAGCTCATCTACGATCTCAAGAACGTCAATCCGGACGGTCAGGTCTCGGTCAAGCTGGTCTCCGAAATCGGCGTCGGCACGGTGGCCGCGGGCGTCGCGAAAGCGCGTGCCGACCACGTTACCATCGCGGGCTTCGAGGGCGGCACCGGCGCCTCCCCCCTCACCTCGATCAAGCATGCGGGTTCTCCGTGGGAAATCGGCCTTGCCGAAACCCACCAGACGCTGGTGCGCGAGCGGCTGCGCAGCCGCATCGTGGTGCAGGTCGACGGCGGTTTCCGCACCGGACGCGACGTCGTGATCGGTGCACTCTTGGGCGCCGACGAATTCGGCTTCGCTACCGCGCCGCTGATCGCGGCCGGCTGCATCATGATGCGCAAGTGCCATCTCAACACCTGCCCGGTCGGCGTCGCGACGCAGGACCCGGTGCTGCGCAAGCGCTTCACCGGCCAGCCCGAGCACGTCATCAACTACTTCTTCTTCGTTGCGGAAGAGGTGCGCGAGATCATGGCGAAGCTCGGCTACAAGAAGTTCGACGAAATGGTCGGCCAGACCCAGATGCTCGACCAGTCCACTTTGGTCGCGCACTGGAAGGCCAAGGGGCTCGACTTCTCAAAGCTGTTCGTGCGGCAGAAGGAGCTGCCCGGCCAGAAGATCTATCACGCCGAACCCCAGAACCATCATCTGGAGAAGGTGCTCGACCGCCGCCTGATCGAGAAGGCGCAGGCCGCGCTCGACCGCGGCGCGCCGGTGAAGATCGACGAGGAGATCAACAACACCGACCGCTCCGCCGGCGCGATGCTGTCGGGTCAGGTTGCAAAGATCTACGGCCATGCCGGGCTGCCGCATGACAGCATCCATGTCAGCCTGAAGGGCACCGCGGGGCAAGCGTTCGGCGCCTGGCTGGCGCGCGGCGTCACCTTCGATCTCGAAGGCGAAGGCAACGACTATGTTGGCAAGGGCCTTTCCGGCGGCCGCATCATCGTCAAGCCGCCGCGGAATTCCGGCATCGTGCCGGAAGAATCCATCATCGTCGGTAACACGGTGATGTACGGCGCGATCGAGGGCGAATGCTATTTCCGCGGCATCGCCGGCGAGCGCTTTGCGGTGCGTAATTCGGGTGCGATCGCGGTCGTCGAAGGCGCCGGCGATCACTGCTGCGAATACATGACCGGCGGCATTGTCGTGGTGCTGGGCAAGACCGGGCGCAATTTTGCGGCCGGCATGTCCGGCGGCATCGCCTATGTGCTGGACGAGGCCGGTGACTTCGCCAAGCTTTGCAACATGGCGATGGTCGAACTCGAACCGGTGCTCTCGGAAGAGATGATCAACCAGAACACCTATCACCACTCCGGCGATCTCGAGCAGCATGGCCGGGTCGACGTGTTCGCCAATCTGCTGGAGTCCGATATCGAGCGGCTGCACATCCTGATCACGCGCCACGCCAAGCTGACCGGCTCGAAGAAGGCGGCCGAGATCCTCGCCGACTGGAAGACGTGGCTCCTGAAATTCCGCAAGGTGATGCCGGTGGAATACCGCCGCGCGCTGAAGGAATTGAAGGTGAACGCCGACGCCGAGCCGAAAATCGCGATCGGGGCTTAG
- a CDS encoding IS110 family transposase has product MRTDHTDTPAGCEYGTVYIAFELSKAKWQLGIMMPGGEKMSRYRIDGGDLAALSGLLVKARAKAEQAGKPVRILSCYEAGLDGHWLHRWLADNGVLNYEIDASSIEVNRRARRAKTDRIDLAQLMRSFLAHQRGEPRVCSMVRVPTPEDEDRKRRTRERERLLKERTGHSNRIKGLLHGQGIRDAMPLKPGFLSGLDAMRTGDGRVLPPRLKDEIHREHERLVLVHKQIKALEAANAAAHRAPAKDSVEAKAVQLAQLKAIGPHIAQLLANEVFYRDFKNRRQVGSCVGLTDTPYDSGARRRQQGISKAGNHRARTTAIELAWLWLTHQPDSELSRWFRERVGNLKGRIRKIAIVALARKLMVALWRYLETGLVPTGAVMRPSL; this is encoded by the coding sequence ATGCGCACAGATCACACTGACACACCCGCCGGCTGCGAGTATGGCACGGTTTACATTGCTTTCGAACTGAGCAAGGCGAAATGGCAGCTAGGCATCATGATGCCTGGCGGCGAGAAGATGAGCCGTTACCGGATTGATGGAGGCGACCTGGCGGCGCTGTCGGGTTTGCTGGTCAAGGCTCGGGCGAAGGCGGAGCAGGCGGGGAAGCCGGTTCGTATTCTGTCCTGCTATGAAGCGGGTCTCGACGGTCATTGGCTGCACCGCTGGCTGGCCGACAACGGGGTCCTCAATTACGAGATCGATGCGTCGAGCATCGAGGTGAACCGGCGGGCACGGCGTGCCAAGACCGATCGGATCGACCTGGCGCAGTTGATGCGCTCGTTTCTGGCTCACCAGCGCGGCGAACCGCGGGTTTGCAGCATGGTTCGGGTTCCCACGCCTGAGGACGAGGATCGCAAACGGCGCACGCGCGAGCGCGAGCGGCTGCTGAAGGAGCGCACCGGGCACAGCAACCGGATCAAGGGGCTGCTGCATGGCCAGGGCATCCGCGATGCCATGCCCTTGAAGCCGGGTTTTTTGTCGGGTCTGGATGCGATGCGTACCGGCGATGGGCGCGTTCTGCCGCCCCGGCTGAAGGACGAGATCCATCGCGAGCATGAGCGGCTGGTCTTGGTGCACAAGCAGATCAAGGCGCTCGAGGCAGCGAATGCAGCCGCGCATCGGGCACCGGCCAAGGACTCGGTCGAGGCAAAGGCGGTTCAGCTTGCCCAACTCAAGGCGATTGGCCCGCACATCGCCCAGCTTCTGGCCAACGAGGTCTTCTACCGTGACTTCAAGAACCGGCGTCAGGTCGGCAGTTGCGTCGGACTGACCGACACACCCTACGACAGCGGCGCCCGCCGGCGACAACAGGGCATCAGCAAGGCCGGCAACCATCGCGCGCGAACGACCGCCATCGAGCTCGCCTGGCTGTGGCTGACGCATCAGCCCGATAGCGAGCTGAGCCGCTGGTTCCGCGAGCGGGTTGGCAACCTCAAGGGCCGCATCCGCAAGATCGCCATCGTGGCGCTGGCGCGCAAGCTGATGGTGGCGCTGTGGCGCTATCTGGAAACCGGCCTCGTGCCGACCGGCGCGGTGATGCGCCCAAGCCTTTAA
- a CDS encoding alpha/beta fold hydrolase: MSILRTLTIVAGVLAGSLGVQTAPALAAGPLKAKNVVLVHGAWADGSSWAQVIPKLQAAGLHVTAVQNPLTSLADSVAETRRVLAQQDGPTVLVAHSWGGTVISEVGTDPKVTGLVYVAARAPDADEDFVALSQKFPAGPVRAGVQEHDGFTKLSEDAFLKYFANGVDPTTAKVLYAVQWPTPASIFAGRTTAAAWRSKPSWYAVSKQDYTINPDLERFLAKRMNATTVELEAGHLSLVSQPDKVADLILAAAGQPE; this comes from the coding sequence ATGAGCATCTTACGAACACTGACAATCGTTGCCGGCGTCCTTGCGGGATCGCTCGGTGTGCAAACCGCGCCGGCGCTGGCCGCAGGCCCGCTCAAGGCGAAGAATGTCGTGCTGGTGCACGGCGCGTGGGCCGACGGATCAAGCTGGGCGCAGGTCATTCCAAAGCTTCAGGCGGCGGGTCTTCACGTCACTGCCGTACAGAATCCACTGACTTCGCTGGCAGATTCGGTTGCCGAGACACGCCGCGTTTTGGCGCAGCAGGACGGCCCGACAGTGTTGGTGGCGCATTCCTGGGGTGGCACCGTGATCAGTGAAGTAGGCACCGACCCGAAGGTCACCGGGCTGGTCTACGTCGCGGCGCGCGCGCCCGATGCGGACGAGGATTTCGTCGCGCTTTCGCAGAAGTTTCCGGCAGGCCCCGTGCGAGCCGGCGTGCAGGAGCATGACGGCTTCACCAAATTATCCGAGGACGCCTTCCTGAAATATTTCGCCAACGGGGTCGATCCGACGACCGCGAAAGTCCTCTACGCCGTGCAGTGGCCGACGCCGGCTTCGATCTTCGCCGGCCGCACCACCGCTGCCGCCTGGCGCAGCAAGCCAAGCTGGTACGCGGTGTCGAAGCAGGACTACACCATCAATCCCGACCTCGAGCGGTTTCTCGCCAAGCGCATGAACGCGACGACGGTCGAACTGGAGGCCGGTCACCTGTCGCTGGTGTCGCAGCCGGACAAGGTCGCCGACCTGATCCTGGCCGCCGCAGGCCAGCCCGAATAG
- a CDS encoding Hsp20 family protein: MRTYDLTPFYRSTVGFDRFFNLLDQVTSDGSPGYPPYNIERTGENAYRISVAVSGFSQGELSIVAKENTLTIKGEKTANENGKDNSEVLYRGIAARAFERIFQLADFVQVKNASLENGLLHVDLVREIPEAKKPRSIPINSGANAPQVVDASVAA, translated from the coding sequence ATGCGTACCTACGATCTCACTCCGTTCTATCGTTCCACCGTCGGCTTCGACCGCTTCTTCAACCTGCTCGATCAGGTGACCTCAGACGGCAGCCCCGGTTATCCCCCCTACAATATCGAGCGCACCGGCGAGAACGCCTACCGCATCAGCGTTGCGGTCTCCGGTTTCTCGCAAGGCGAGCTTTCGATCGTCGCGAAGGAAAACACGCTGACGATCAAGGGCGAGAAAACCGCCAACGAGAACGGCAAGGACAATTCCGAAGTGCTCTACCGCGGCATCGCGGCGCGCGCCTTCGAGCGCATCTTCCAGCTTGCCGATTTCGTGCAGGTGAAGAACGCCTCGCTCGAGAACGGCCTGCTCCACGTCGATCTCGTCCGCGAGATCCCCGAGGCCAAGAAGCCCCGCAGCATTCCGATCAACTCCGGCGCCAACGCCCCGCAGGTGGTCGACGCTTCGGTCGCTGCGTAA
- a CDS encoding alpha/beta hydrolase has protein sequence MTLVSIPANPVPEDVVSGTIKTPDGAELRFARWAPPAGRKGTVCVFTGRTEPIEKYFETVRDLRDRGFAVAMIDWRGQGHSSRRLRDPRKGYVRDFSDYEVDVETFVQQVVLPDCPPPFFALAHSMGGAVMLRVAHAGKRWFDRMVLSAPMIDLPGRSTSFPARALLRAMRLMGQGGRYVPGGSDALTGTESFINNPFTSDPVRYARNAAILEEDPTLGIGSPTVAWADTALRAMNTFRGMNYPSEIRQPILMLAASNDSIVSTAAIEEFAYHLRAGSHLVIAGSRHEILQEQDRYRSQFWAAFDAFVPGTPLFK, from the coding sequence ATGACGCTTGTCTCTATCCCCGCCAACCCGGTTCCGGAGGATGTCGTTAGCGGCACGATCAAGACGCCCGACGGCGCGGAATTGCGGTTCGCGCGCTGGGCGCCGCCGGCGGGACGCAAGGGCACGGTCTGTGTCTTCACCGGGCGGACCGAACCGATCGAGAAATATTTCGAGACGGTGCGTGACTTGCGCGATCGCGGTTTTGCGGTGGCGATGATCGACTGGCGCGGCCAGGGGCATTCCTCGCGCCGCCTGCGCGATCCGCGCAAGGGTTATGTCCGCGACTTCTCCGATTACGAGGTCGACGTCGAAACCTTCGTGCAGCAGGTGGTGCTGCCAGATTGCCCGCCGCCCTTCTTCGCGCTGGCGCATTCGATGGGCGGGGCGGTCATGCTGCGGGTCGCGCATGCGGGAAAGCGCTGGTTCGACCGCATGGTGCTGTCGGCGCCGATGATCGACCTGCCGGGGCGCAGCACCTCGTTCCCGGCGCGGGCGCTGCTTCGGGCCATGCGGCTGATGGGGCAGGGCGGCCGCTACGTGCCCGGCGGCAGCGACGCGCTGACCGGGACGGAATCCTTCATCAACAACCCCTTCACCAGCGATCCCGTGCGCTACGCCCGCAATGCCGCGATCCTGGAAGAAGACCCGACGCTGGGGATCGGCTCGCCGACGGTGGCCTGGGCCGATACCGCCCTCCGGGCGATGAATACCTTTCGTGGCATGAATTACCCGTCCGAAATCCGCCAGCCGATCCTGATGCTGGCCGCCAGCAACGACAGCATTGTTTCCACCGCCGCGATCGAGGAATTCGCCTATCACTTACGCGCCGGTTCGCATCTGGTGATCGCGGGCTCCAGGCACGAGATCCTGCAGGAGCAGGACCGCTACCGCTCGCAATTCTGGGCGGCGTTCGACGCCTTCGTGCCGGGCACGCCGCTGTTCAAGTGA
- a CDS encoding adenylate/guanylate cyclase domain-containing protein has product MERRLAAIVCADVAGYSRMMGADEAGTHATFKAHRSAIYPIILNHGGRLVKNTGDGFLLEFPSIVGAIEAAVAMQMVMAERNEHLPADRIMQFRMGIHMGDVMADEDEVFGDDVNIAVRLESVAAPGGVAVSGKACHEAGKRLSIALIDAGPHRFKNIEEPIHVWTWQPAGSDASGPAPKAATETSANLPAQYRTAIVGVLPFANLSESADEYFSDGLTEDLIHALSLQSFYRVLSRNSTFSFKGKSVSTRLIAREIDASYLIQGSVRRAANKIRVTAELIAPETGEQLWTGRFDRDIGDLFAMQDELTTSLSAAIAAEIYRAEASAPPRSTSNDLTAWDRFLKGLSYYYLQTEADFETAIGLFKEAIELDPTLSIARAYLATIQTQAIHFGWNKGTREAWDDIMSLAESSVRLDPRSSFAFQILAYLHALEGHYEAAMDAAKRAVGLNPYDMGARGVLGVCHLYSGEHRPAVELFTMAAQRGNSDPRYQFATFNAFSHYLLGQYDASLSWAREALYANPNHLQALAIRTAALAQLGRTDEAANAAGVVLSNYPTLTVERYLRNFHWKAPADIAHFRDGLVKAGIPFSKLTLVESAPKLAADS; this is encoded by the coding sequence ATGGAAAGACGCCTGGCAGCCATCGTCTGTGCTGACGTCGCCGGCTATTCCCGCATGATGGGGGCCGACGAGGCGGGGACGCACGCCACATTCAAGGCCCACCGCAGCGCGATCTACCCGATCATCCTCAATCACGGCGGCCGCCTGGTGAAGAATACCGGCGACGGCTTCCTGCTGGAGTTTCCCTCCATCGTCGGCGCCATCGAGGCCGCGGTGGCGATGCAGATGGTGATGGCGGAGCGCAACGAGCACCTGCCCGCCGACCGCATCATGCAGTTCCGCATGGGCATCCACATGGGCGATGTGATGGCCGACGAGGACGAGGTGTTCGGCGACGACGTCAATATCGCCGTCCGCCTCGAATCGGTCGCCGCTCCCGGCGGCGTGGCGGTTTCAGGCAAGGCCTGTCACGAGGCCGGCAAGCGCCTCAGCATCGCGCTCATCGATGCCGGACCGCACCGGTTCAAGAACATCGAAGAGCCGATCCATGTCTGGACCTGGCAACCCGCCGGCTCCGACGCCAGCGGCCCTGCGCCCAAAGCCGCGACCGAAACATCGGCCAATCTTCCGGCCCAATACCGGACGGCGATCGTTGGCGTGCTGCCGTTCGCGAATCTGAGCGAGAGCGCCGACGAGTATTTTTCCGACGGGCTCACCGAGGATCTGATCCACGCGCTGTCGCTGCAATCGTTCTATCGGGTGCTGAGCCGCAATTCGACATTCTCGTTCAAGGGCAAGAGCGTGAGCACGCGCCTGATCGCGCGCGAGATCGACGCCAGCTACCTGATCCAGGGCTCCGTACGCCGCGCCGCCAACAAGATTCGCGTCACCGCCGAGTTGATCGCACCCGAAACCGGCGAGCAGTTGTGGACCGGCCGGTTCGACCGCGACATCGGCGACCTGTTCGCGATGCAGGACGAGCTCACCACCAGCCTGTCCGCGGCGATCGCGGCCGAAATTTACCGGGCGGAAGCGTCCGCCCCGCCCCGCTCGACATCAAACGACCTCACCGCATGGGACCGGTTCCTGAAAGGGCTGTCCTACTACTACCTGCAGACCGAGGCGGATTTCGAAACCGCAATCGGCCTGTTCAAGGAAGCCATCGAGCTTGATCCGACGCTGTCGATCGCGCGCGCCTATCTCGCCACCATCCAGACCCAGGCCATCCATTTCGGGTGGAACAAGGGCACGCGCGAAGCGTGGGACGACATAATGAGCCTCGCCGAGAGCAGCGTCCGGCTCGATCCTCGTTCGTCCTTTGCATTTCAGATTCTCGCCTATCTCCACGCGCTGGAAGGGCATTACGAGGCGGCGATGGATGCGGCCAAGCGTGCGGTCGGGCTCAACCCCTACGACATGGGCGCCCGCGGCGTGCTTGGCGTGTGTCATCTCTACAGCGGCGAACACCGGCCGGCCGTCGAATTGTTTACGATGGCAGCGCAGCGCGGCAATAGCGATCCCCGATACCAGTTTGCGACGTTCAACGCGTTCAGCCATTACCTGCTCGGTCAATATGACGCTTCGCTGTCATGGGCGCGCGAGGCGCTGTACGCCAATCCCAATCATCTGCAGGCGCTCGCGATACGGACGGCGGCGCTCGCCCAATTGGGACGAACCGACGAGGCGGCAAATGCGGCCGGGGTTGTGCTGAGCAACTACCCGACCCTGACCGTCGAGCGCTACTTGCGGAATTTTCACTGGAAGGCCCCGGCCGACATTGCCCATTTCCGCGACGGCTTGGTGAAGGCCGGCATCCCCTTCAGTAAATTGACGCTGGTCGAATCCGCTCCAAAGCTCGCCGCAGATTCCTGA
- a CDS encoding LysE family translocator: MMAETLGIHELWLFILSGLLLNVTPGPDTAYIIGRSIQFGWRGGVAAAIGICCGCLVHVFGAAIGLSALLMASSTAFAVLKLAGAAYLLLTGIQMLLSRPQPIGEAVAVTETSLSRVFWQGALTNVLNPKVALFFLAFLPQFVAADSGHKTLAFLALGMIFISTGTLWCLGIAAFAARAAGRIRQSANVMAWINRVLGGLFVYLGIRVAMLEAR; the protein is encoded by the coding sequence ATGATGGCAGAGACGCTCGGCATTCACGAACTATGGCTGTTTATCCTCTCCGGTCTGCTGCTCAACGTCACCCCGGGGCCGGACACGGCCTACATTATCGGCCGCAGCATCCAGTTCGGATGGCGCGGCGGGGTGGCGGCGGCGATCGGCATCTGCTGCGGCTGTCTGGTCCATGTCTTCGGCGCCGCCATCGGCCTGTCGGCGCTGTTGATGGCGTCATCGACGGCCTTCGCGGTCCTGAAACTGGCCGGCGCGGCCTATCTCCTGTTGACGGGCATCCAGATGCTGCTGTCACGGCCGCAGCCGATCGGCGAGGCGGTGGCCGTCACCGAAACGTCACTTTCCCGCGTGTTCTGGCAGGGCGCGCTGACCAACGTGCTCAATCCGAAGGTGGCGCTGTTCTTCCTGGCCTTCCTGCCGCAATTCGTGGCGGCGGACTCGGGCCACAAGACGCTGGCCTTTCTGGCTCTGGGCATGATCTTCATCTCCACCGGCACGCTGTGGTGCCTCGGGATTGCAGCCTTCGCGGCGAGGGCGGCCGGCCGAATCAGGCAATCCGCCAATGTGATGGCCTGGATCAACCGCGTGCTCGGCGGGCTGTTCGTCTATCTCGGCATCCGCGTCGCGATGCTGGAGGCGCGCTAG